A genomic region of Acidobacteriota bacterium contains the following coding sequences:
- the frr gene encoding ribosome recycling factor — protein MDVTDVKGLFAEAKKRMDAHVEFARKELAGVRTGRASTGMLEGVHVEAYGSKMPLNQVATLSIPEPALIVCQPFDPSIMAALERAIRLSDLGLNPASDGKVLRIPIPSLTEERRKDLSRHVHKMAEEGRNHVRVVRRDANDRLKKMLKDHDISEDDEKRALDEVQKLTDQHVKAIDDLQEKKDQELLGK, from the coding sequence ATGGATGTAACTGACGTCAAGGGTTTGTTCGCCGAAGCAAAGAAGCGCATGGACGCGCATGTGGAGTTCGCCCGCAAGGAACTGGCGGGGGTCAGGACCGGCCGCGCCTCCACCGGCATGCTCGAGGGCGTGCACGTCGAAGCGTATGGCTCGAAGATGCCGCTCAACCAGGTAGCGACGCTGTCGATTCCCGAGCCGGCGCTGATCGTGTGCCAGCCGTTCGACCCGTCGATCATGGCCGCGCTCGAGCGCGCCATCCGGTTGTCGGACCTGGGCCTGAACCCGGCCTCCGACGGCAAGGTGCTGCGCATCCCGATTCCGTCGCTGACCGAAGAACGGCGCAAGGACCTCTCGCGCCACGTGCACAAGATGGCCGAGGAAGGCCGCAACCACGTACGCGTCGTGCGCCGCGACGCCAACGACCGGCTCAAGAAGATGCTGAAGGACCACGACATCTCGGAAGACGACGAGAAGCGCGCGCTCGATGAAGTGCAGAAACTGACCGACCAGCACGTCAAGGCGATCGACGACCTGCAGGAGAAGAAGGACCAGGAACTGCTTGGCAAATAG
- a CDS encoding threonine synthase yields the protein MANSYLTHLECSSGCGAGPFDPRQVHFLCPACNLPMLARYDLKAARAWKKETLADRAPNMWRYRELMPLLAADSPVTLGEGLTPLLHAQRLGRTLGLERLLIKDESLNPTNSFKARGLSAAISRAKALHAETVFLPTAGNAGNAAAAYAAAAGMKCEVFIPRDAKQPFIDECRLYGANVTLVDGLITDAGKVANDTAKPLGWYEVATFREVGRAEGKKTMGYELAEQLNWTLPDWIIYPTGGGTGLVGMWKAFAEMEAIGWLAAGQRPKMVSVQTEGCAPIIRAFDSGAETAGTWENAHTVADGLRVPRAVADFLILRTLRESGGAAVAVSDAQMVEDMKLIGSLEGVSAAPEGGAALSAIRTLVASGRIKPHETVVLFNTGGALKYMDVLRSSQ from the coding sequence TTGGCAAATAGCTACCTGACGCACCTGGAGTGCAGCAGCGGGTGCGGCGCGGGACCGTTCGATCCGCGGCAAGTCCATTTCCTCTGCCCCGCCTGCAACCTGCCCATGCTGGCGCGCTACGACCTCAAGGCGGCGCGCGCCTGGAAGAAAGAAACGCTGGCGGACCGCGCCCCGAACATGTGGCGGTATCGCGAACTGATGCCGCTGCTGGCCGCCGACTCCCCCGTCACGCTCGGCGAAGGCCTCACGCCGCTGCTGCACGCCCAGCGTCTCGGCCGCACGCTCGGCCTCGAACGACTGCTGATCAAGGACGAGTCGCTCAACCCCACTAATTCGTTCAAGGCCCGCGGCCTGTCGGCCGCCATCTCGCGCGCCAAGGCCCTGCACGCCGAAACCGTGTTTCTGCCGACGGCGGGCAACGCCGGCAACGCGGCGGCAGCATACGCCGCAGCCGCGGGCATGAAGTGCGAGGTCTTCATTCCGCGGGATGCGAAGCAGCCATTCATTGACGAATGCCGCCTCTACGGCGCCAACGTGACGCTGGTCGATGGACTCATTACCGACGCGGGCAAGGTCGCCAACGACACCGCCAAGCCGCTCGGCTGGTACGAAGTCGCGACGTTCCGCGAAGTGGGACGGGCCGAAGGCAAGAAGACCATGGGCTACGAACTGGCCGAGCAGCTGAACTGGACGCTGCCTGACTGGATCATCTACCCAACCGGCGGCGGCACCGGCCTGGTCGGCATGTGGAAGGCCTTTGCGGAGATGGAGGCCATCGGTTGGCTGGCCGCCGGGCAGCGCCCGAAGATGGTGTCAGTGCAAACCGAGGGCTGTGCCCCGATTATCCGTGCCTTCGACAGCGGCGCCGAGACCGCCGGCACCTGGGAGAACGCGCATACCGTGGCCGACGGGCTGCGCGTGCCGCGCGCCGTTGCCGACTTCCTGATCCTGCGCACGCTCCGGGAAAGCGGCGGCGCGGCGGTGGCCGTGTCAGACGCGCAGATGGTCGAGGACATGAAGCTGATTGGCAGCCTCGAAGGCGTGTCGGCCGCGCCCGAAGGCGGCGCGGCCCTGAGCGCCATTCGCACGCTCGTCGCGAGCGGCCGAATCAAGCCGCACGAAACGGTGGTGTTGTTCAACACCGGCGGCGCCCTCAAGTACATGGATGTCTTGCGTAGTAGCCAGTAG
- a CDS encoding ATP-dependent 6-phosphofructokinase: MPQVKKIGVLTGGGDAPGLNAVIRAVVKAAHNAGIEVVGLEDSFDGLLDPSRTRVLTPRDVTGILRLGGTILGTTNHGNPFEYPVDTAEGKVDYSDKVVDTFHKMGLNALVVIGGDGSLSIAHQFYLKGIPIVGVPKTIDNDIVGTTSCFGFDTAVDFAALAIDRLHTTAEAHKRIMVVEVMGRYAGWIALHSGVAGGADVILMPEIPFDLDKVAATIRKRESFGAKFSIVVVAEGAKPVGGSFTVRQPARAGYVERLGGVGITVAEQLEEKTGKEARCVVLGHLQRGGGPTAFDRVLATRFGGAAVALLQRGVFGKMVANNPPDIVPVPLADIVGRTKTVPLDYDLLRTARAMGVSLGD; encoded by the coding sequence GTGCCTCAGGTCAAGAAAATCGGCGTTCTCACGGGTGGCGGCGACGCCCCGGGGCTGAACGCCGTCATACGGGCGGTCGTCAAGGCCGCCCACAATGCCGGCATTGAAGTGGTGGGGCTCGAAGATAGTTTCGACGGCCTCCTCGACCCCTCGCGCACGCGGGTGCTCACGCCGCGCGACGTCACCGGGATCCTGCGCCTGGGCGGCACCATTCTCGGTACGACCAACCACGGCAACCCGTTCGAGTATCCCGTCGATACCGCCGAAGGCAAGGTCGACTACTCCGACAAGGTGGTCGATACGTTCCACAAGATGGGGCTCAATGCCCTGGTGGTGATTGGCGGTGACGGCTCGTTGAGCATCGCGCACCAGTTCTACCTGAAGGGCATCCCCATCGTCGGCGTGCCCAAGACCATCGACAACGACATCGTCGGCACGACCAGTTGCTTTGGCTTCGACACCGCGGTCGACTTCGCCGCCTTGGCCATCGATCGCCTCCACACGACCGCGGAGGCGCACAAACGCATCATGGTGGTGGAAGTGATGGGCCGCTATGCCGGCTGGATCGCGCTGCACAGCGGCGTGGCGGGCGGCGCCGATGTCATCCTGATGCCGGAGATTCCCTTCGACCTCGACAAGGTCGCTGCGACCATTCGCAAGCGCGAGTCGTTCGGGGCCAAGTTCAGCATCGTGGTCGTGGCCGAGGGCGCCAAGCCGGTGGGCGGCAGTTTCACCGTCAGGCAGCCGGCGCGCGCCGGGTACGTCGAGCGTCTCGGTGGTGTCGGCATCACCGTCGCCGAGCAACTGGAAGAGAAGACCGGCAAGGAGGCGCGCTGCGTCGTGCTCGGCCACTTGCAGCGCGGTGGTGGCCCCACGGCGTTTGACCGGGTGCTGGCCACGCGATTTGGCGGCGCCGCGGTTGCGCTGTTGCAGCGCGGCGTGTTTGGCAAGATGGTGGCGAACAACCCGCCCGACATCGTGCCGGTGCCGCTGGCCGACATCGTGGGCCGCACCAAGACCGTGCCGCTCGACTACGACTTGCTGCGGACGGCTCGCGCGATGGGCGTGTCGCTCGGCGACTGA
- a CDS encoding outer membrane lipoprotein carrier protein LolA, which translates to MSAAQAPQDPTALATKVQQRYNAVRDFSGDFVQTYEGGVLRTKTTERGTVAIKRPGRMRFTYTKPERKEFVSDGTRLYTHLVADKQVIVSPAPDPADGDIPALFLAGHSDLGRDYVATFTPLPGAAPGLVTLQLVPRKAHHDYDSLGIGIDPKTLQIQFLTALDKQGGRSSFSFTNLKENRGLTDKDFEFRIPRGVEVLTNGARSQ; encoded by the coding sequence ATGTCCGCCGCGCAGGCTCCTCAGGATCCCACCGCGCTGGCGACGAAGGTGCAACAACGCTACAACGCCGTCCGTGATTTTTCTGGCGACTTCGTCCAGACCTACGAGGGCGGCGTGCTGCGGACCAAGACGACCGAACGTGGCACCGTCGCGATCAAGCGTCCGGGCCGCATGCGCTTCACCTACACCAAGCCCGAGCGCAAGGAATTCGTCTCTGACGGCACGCGGCTCTATACGCACCTGGTGGCCGACAAGCAGGTCATCGTCAGCCCGGCGCCGGACCCCGCAGACGGCGACATCCCGGCGCTCTTCCTGGCCGGGCATTCAGACCTGGGCCGCGACTACGTGGCGACGTTCACACCATTGCCCGGTGCGGCACCGGGGCTGGTCACGCTGCAACTGGTGCCGCGCAAGGCCCACCACGACTACGACTCGCTTGGCATCGGAATCGACCCGAAAACCCTGCAAATCCAGTTCTTGACGGCCCTCGACAAGCAGGGCGGCCGGTCGTCGTTTTCCTTCACCAACCTGAAGGAAAATCGCGGTTTGACCGATAAAGACTTTGAGTTTCGCATTCCCCGCGGCGTGGAAGTATTGACCAATGGTGCACGCTCTCAATAA
- a CDS encoding UDP-N-acetylglucosamine 1-carboxyvinyltransferase: MSTLVIEGGHRIEGRIDVEGNKNAALPLMAACLLTSEWCTLRNMPRIADVEVMARLLLDLGAEVEGIGSTTLRIRCTEVTKDEPDSALVGRLRGSVLLLGPLLARRGRAFVAPPGGDFPARRTIKTHLEALIAMGARGVAGSGHRLEAPDGLKPASIYLDEASVTGTETAMLAAAAAIGVTEIRHAACEPHVVELGEFLRAMGVGVSGEGSHTIRIEGVAKRSGAEKTLYGDYIEAGSWAVTGAITGGHVEIGGTRPVDMEVVASVLAKMRVQCVQDNDVFKVEASRLRGAGRITTGLWPSFPSDLVSLVTVLATQADGATLVHDWLYELRLFALEQMSGMGADLFLCDPHRIIVTGPCKLRGKSLDSRDIRSGMALIAAALAADGQSRVEPLETVERGYSRLVERLQKLGASVAKV, translated from the coding sequence ATGTCTACATTAGTGATTGAAGGCGGGCACCGCATCGAGGGCCGGATCGACGTCGAGGGCAACAAGAACGCGGCGCTGCCGCTCATGGCGGCGTGCCTGCTGACGAGCGAGTGGTGCACCCTTCGCAACATGCCTCGCATTGCCGACGTGGAGGTGATGGCGCGATTGCTGCTCGACCTCGGTGCCGAGGTCGAAGGCATCGGCAGCACGACCTTGCGCATCCGCTGCACCGAGGTCACCAAGGACGAGCCCGATAGCGCGCTCGTCGGGCGGCTGCGGGGGTCGGTGTTGTTGTTGGGCCCGCTGCTGGCCCGGCGCGGCCGGGCATTTGTCGCGCCTCCTGGTGGAGACTTTCCGGCGCGCCGCACCATCAAGACGCATCTGGAAGCCCTGATCGCCATGGGCGCGCGCGGCGTGGCCGGCTCCGGGCATCGCCTCGAAGCGCCTGACGGCCTCAAGCCCGCGTCGATCTACCTGGACGAAGCGTCGGTCACCGGCACCGAGACCGCGATGCTCGCGGCGGCGGCCGCCATCGGCGTGACCGAGATTCGCCATGCGGCGTGTGAGCCGCACGTGGTGGAACTCGGCGAATTCTTGCGTGCGATGGGCGTCGGCGTGAGCGGCGAGGGATCGCACACGATTCGCATCGAGGGCGTGGCGAAACGATCGGGGGCCGAGAAGACCCTCTATGGCGACTACATCGAGGCCGGCAGTTGGGCCGTGACCGGCGCCATCACCGGCGGCCACGTCGAGATCGGCGGCACGCGGCCTGTCGACATGGAAGTGGTCGCGTCGGTGCTCGCCAAGATGCGCGTCCAGTGCGTGCAAGACAACGACGTGTTCAAGGTCGAGGCTTCGCGCCTCCGCGGCGCCGGGCGCATCACGACCGGGTTGTGGCCGAGTTTCCCGAGTGACCTCGTGAGCCTGGTCACCGTGCTCGCCACGCAGGCCGATGGCGCCACGCTGGTGCACGACTGGCTCTACGAACTGCGATTGTTTGCGCTGGAGCAGATGAGCGGCATGGGGGCCGACCTGTTCCTGTGCGACCCTCATCGCATTATCGTGACCGGGCCGTGCAAGCTGCGCGGCAAGAGCCTCGACAGCCGCGACATCAGGTCGGGCATGGCGCTGATTGCCGCGGCGCTGGCGGCGGACGGGCAGAGCAGGGTCGAACCCCTGGAGACCGTGGAGCGCGGCTACAGCCGCCTGGTGGAGCGCCTGCAGAAGCTGGGCGCGTCGGTCGCGAAAGTCTAG